The stretch of DNA tcagaaATTGAGTTCGCACTTATTTTCATATCAAAAGTGATAAAGAAGTTGTGTTCCAGGGCATATCAATGCTGCCAATGTCTCGTCTATATTAATTTACATAATTTACAAGGAGGAGTATTTACAAGCTGCACTCCTCCAGCATCAAacagccttcagtgtgacaacATGGTCTATGTCTCCATCTGTTGGAGGAATCGTGATACTGCACTCATCATAAAGGCATAGAGCTTCAATAGAGGCATGAGGTGGTTAAATAGACCAATGGGTTATGGTTTTCTTTGAATGGGAATTGGGATCATGTATACAGGTCtgatttttcaaaacaaagcCAAAGACAGTTGTATTTAGATGGAGTTAGTACCTATAGCGACATGTAAATGTGATTAAATGAGATTTACAGTTACCCGATAAGATTTCAAATGGCACAGATGGTACCCGAATGGCCAATTTGGAGATTCCGACCTTAACGTGCGTCTACTAAAACCTCTCCAACTTTGCTCTGCTTCACTTTATTAGCATCAGTCTGTGAACAGGTAATGCTCAGATGTTGTGAAATGGTTAGCTAGAGGTTTTGGGCTGCATCTGCATCATACCAAAATGATATTCACATTCCCATTATTTTAAGAATAGAAGATCTACTATggtaaataaaatatgataatgtGCTCTGTAGGCTGCCCTACACGCTAGAAAAACTACGCTCTGGTGTCCATCACTGCGTCTCACCTCCTCCCAGGTGTCCAGCAGCATGACATCCTCCTCGTCCAGGTCACTCTGGGCGAAGTCGTCCACCTCGGTCATCCTGAACTGACCGACCTGATTGGAGCATTCAAACAGCCGGGGACTGTGAGGAGGCTCCTCCTTCTGCAGCCTGAAACAACCCAGAGTCAGTACCACTGTATaatctgctgtttgtgtgtgtttcagatgaCATTGGGCATATTCCACTGACCTTGATAGAAAATTAATCCATGCAGATTTAAATGTAAGCTTATTAATGTttcaaaatatgattaaagagagatttttgGACCAGTTTTGGGGCCCTTGCTAGGTTCTTGTTTTTGCTTTAATATAAAGTAAGAAGAAAATATGTAGAGAACAAAACATGGTTGAATGATCGTAGTCGTTAATTTGTGGCTGTTGAAGTGCACAAAATCCATTAATTTCTCTTGAAAACGCCTGATTCAAAGGTGTGACGTTGCTGCTGTCTGTGCGTACCTCTTGTCACTAGCATAGGGAGCCTTCCCTCCCACAGCTACCCAGAATTCAGCTGGCTCCTGGCCCTCCATCACCACCTGCTTGTCCTGCTTGGACAGCACATCAGACATCGCTCTCCCCATCACCCTCTCATCCCCGCTGCAGCCCTGGAGAGACGGACATCAAACGAACACgtggatttgtgtgaaaatGCAAACACAAAATCACATCTAAAAGGGAGTTCATGCGAGGCTTTCGCAGCTTGTTATTCCACAACACGGCACATACCTTTCCATACCACAGGTAGCATATGTGGTCGGTCTTCAGCAGGAAGACGTCGTTGGTGCTGAGAGACGAGGCCCTCGCCAGCACTTCAGTGGCCTTGGTGTTGAGCTCATTAGTCCCTCTGACCTGGAAGAGCCTGGCACCTCCGTCAGGGTTGACCACGCCAGGTCGGCCTGTACcaccctaaacacacacacacacacatacattcctTATCGTATTGCAGTAATAAGTCCTCCAGTCTTCAACTAGaattgcacacacaaacaagctttGAGCATTTGTAATCCAGCATAAAAAGAATCTTCACTGCACCTCAAAAATGACGAGTTTGCCTTTGAATATAGCAAGGAAATGACGAGGCTCCTTTCCCATGACCACTCTGACCTGGACCGGCGCTCCATTGTACTTGTTATCAATATTAACAGCCTGGTAGGCGCTGGCTGTGATCTCATCTTTAGTGGCGTGGCGGCCCTGGTGTAAGAAACATCAAATCAAGTTAATACAGagttcttttttaatttatcagagccagaaagagagataaaaaacaaaggaaacattCCTTGTGTGATGATACTGACCTGCCACATGTAGAGTatgtactgctgctggtttgaTATTTGATATGTGTACAGCACCAAGTAGCAGTCTCCTCCATAGAACTGTCCGTAAGTACTCGGATTTACTTCGGCCAGCTCCAAGTCCTCAATACGCCACACCTGACCCGGACATGGAcatgaacaaaaacacaaaacgtgTCAGGTTTTTCCTCTCCTGATACAGGCCCTTTTCACATCAGCCATTCTGACATGTAATTGCAGGGTGTAAtggatcaaattaattatggtgTCACAGCCGTTCCAGTGagtcagcatgcacaataccaggaacCTGGTACATCTAAATGGACCAGggtcataattaatgttattaattacaccggTGTTTACCCTGCAAAGACATGTCAAGATAGCTGCTGTGAAAAATTGAAATTAGAAGTCCATCTacaatttgtgtttgtgtgtattttgacATCAGACAAAGTTTCCTCACCGTAACGACTCCAGAGCCGTCGTCCACCATCCGCTGCTGTGCTGCCAGTTCAGGACGAGCGTGGAGCTCCATCACATCGAACTTCACTTGGTCTACCTTTGCTGTATGGAGACACAAAGTGTTAAGTGTTAAACAAGTCAATAAGACATTAagcaataaataattatatgaattatacacaaacaaaataatttatatattatttaatcatgaaattgtaaaaaaaaaaaaatgtttttactacaagattatcgtggccaaaagaattcacgataACAATATTATCGCGATACCGATATAAAAAATTGGaaaatcagtcaaattcatcttatCTTTGTTTATGTGCGTTtcgtctcttttttggcaaataaattacactcaaaatactagtgtagggaggtggagagagagtctgtaaccataactgtataaaAGCGTAACTTAAAGTGACGCTggtttatttacacaatattatcatatgtgtattagtaacatgatatcaatgttTAATTGTTTACGGTTATCGTCGATATGGGTATATCGCGACACCCCTAGTTGAAATAAAAACTGCTGAAATGAGATAAAAATGACCTACAATAAgctattttattgtgaaaagaagCAGGAtgaacatttttacttttaaagctATCTGACCCAGAGATGTGGATTAATTCAAGGTTATGTATATGTTACCTATCTTTCCCATGCTGTAGGTGGTACCCAGACCCTGAGTTTGTCCTTTATCGCTCCAGGATTTGAACAAGTGCTTGAACATCGCTGACTCTCCTCCCTCGGTCATCACCTTCACACTAGTGCTGGACGGGTAGTTCTTAGCTTTGATGTAGCCCTGGTAGAAAAGATGATACAATATTACCATTTACCTTCCTGGCAAAAAAAGAACCATCATATTGATTACGTATAGAGTGTGATATATAGAAAAGGGAGATTTTTGTAGAGTACATATTGTTCTGGCATCTCTTCTTATGAGGAGTAATTTGAGCTATTTATAAACTCACCACTGCCCTGTTGAGAGCTTCCCGCCGCTCCTCCTTGGAGGCCTGTTTGCCTTTCCACACCATCACACTGGAGCCTCTCTGGTCCACGATGTAACAGTCCTGACAgtgagaggaaaacaaacaatgagACAGGACTCATGATGATCTATAATAACAGTCTCTAGGGAACATGTTCAAAGGATGAAAGAGAATTACAGAGGAGTGCAGCAGATCTTGCGTCAGGGGCTGCGTGGCCACTTCTTGAATCACTAGATTCCCACCATTTTCAAAGACGCTGAGGAGAAACACACATGAAGAACAGTGTTTGATTttattcagtgtttcagtgtcatGTTTCAGTAATGATGCAACAGATGAAGTAAAAGTCCTTACTGGTAGAGTCTGACAGAGGTGTTCTGCACCTGGTCAGGTTTGTCATCAGGAATGGCTTCCTTCAGCTGCCCAGTTCTTTGGCCGAGCACCGCCATCATGACCTTCATGAGCTCCGGGGAGTCCTTCTCATCTCCGCCCTCCACCAGACCGATCTGAGCTCGACCTCCTCGCTCCCTGTCCCGGATGTCCTGAGCCAATAACACCGCCTGCAAACAAGGAAGACCCACTTCAGAAATACAGATTATAGTGCTTTTTTTgcacatgaaaacaaacattaaaggtgcagtatgtagtatttggcagcatctagaggtgaggttgcagattgcaaccaactgcaACTGAACTCCCATGTGCCAAACGTGTAGGAAAACTACGGTGGTCGGCGCAAAAAGTGAAAACGTGAACATGCGAtcggccctatctagagccagtgtttggtttgtctgttctgggctactgtagaaacatgatggCCGGTATCTATGAACTTATAACGAGTTGAATACCAAagatatacacacatatgcagtataaaaaaaagcaattaataaacacaatgttagtgTTTTTCATAATTgtttcaaaaatcctgactttgactattaataaaagtgtgatttttcatgtgaccTAAAAATTTGTACTActaagttgtactgttagataatTGCATAGActtctgaccaatcagaacaaatgttgtggcatttttctcATCacagtatgataagaaaaactcacttttcagccaaacggtttgaccgattttgaaaatgtattcacatttgtgcttaggctaaaggaagttaaaaatgtcagttgtgggcacaaatgggttaaatttaaaaagagaaactcaatatatttgaatattatcatttttatattaatgtaaAGTCTCAACCCCCATGTGGAAATGCCATATTTGAAAGTTTTTTGCATGTGTGACTCTTTTGCAGTGgtgtaaagtaactaagtaaGTACATTACTGCTCCTtttgcagccaatcagagggcagGATTACCTTGAGCTTCTCCCTCCTGTTGCTCTGGGGGCCGTTCCACTGCACTATGGCTTTCCCCATATCCAGCAGGAATATATCTCCATTGTTAAAGCTGTTCCACGACACCTCCACCTGCACATATGCAAACAAACGTTAACATGATGGATGATTAATATCAACCTTTATTCAAATGTACGGTACATGCTGTCATAAagccaataaaaaaaacattctgttaCGAAAGTATTAATTAAATACAACACAGTCACAGCACTCAGGCAATTAACATCTACTCTGACACAGCTCTGGCAACAAGCACGGCATAATTTGTTTAAGGGGGAGTGCCGGCTGTGTGAAGCCTGTGATAGCTCCAGTGGGAGGCGCGGGGCAGGCAGCATTAATCCGTGTCACCGCCCTTTATATTCTACTCTGCATACCTCTGTCGCCGTGACATGCTTCCTCCCTTTGACGTGCAGCAGGCGCAGGACGTTGTAGACGTTTGTGTCAACATGCTGGAAACCCGAGGCCACCCCGCCCTTCTTGTAGCTGAGGAGAGATCAAAGTTCAAGTGTAATGAAACGCACACATGAAGCGGGATGATTGCAAAAGCGCCTGAGTGCATTTATTGTTTTGCTAATTTTGAAATGTAACCTCAATGTTACATAACCGTGaagcaaaaacacaatgagAAGTCAGAGGTTAATGAACTTTTTTCTCTGCTAAGCCTCAACAAAACAAGTGTAATTTGTGTCATAATGATTTCATGCGGAGGGATTACTGTTGTAAACCATGTCTCAGGAAGATTATggcataagtgtgtgtgtgtgtgtgtctctccttATTGGTCACCACCCCCTTCTAGTTCGCACCAGGCCCTTTTTCTTTCACTCACATGAGGCCATTTTTGAAGTAGCTCCTGAACCTCGGTGACTCGTTGCCCTGCACCTCCCTGTGCTGGACCGGACTCCCACCCAGGTGCTCGTCCAGCTGGGTGACGTAGATTGCTGCTGCACCTTGCTCGTCCTGAGAGGAGGTGTTTCCTATCCAGTAGTGGATGTCAGACGACTGGCCTGAGCCCTTGTTCTGACTTATCTGgtgaaaaacaaagcaaatagAAGACTCAAGGCATGTTCAAATGATACGTCTTCATTAATGTTGAGCCAGTATTGTACTCACATAAAGAACAATGTAACAGTCTCCCTCAAAGAAGTTGCCAAAGCCTTGAGCTGGAACAGGCACCATCTGCATGTTCTGAatgagaaaacaacaacaacaatgttaGATATTATGAAATCTTACACAAAAATAAGACTCGtagtgtccacacacacacacacacacagagtagtaTGGTATTTGTTCCACTGCTGACTCACATTGATGGTCCATATCTGCAGGCCCGGCTTTCTGCCGACATTTCTAAATGTGTCTTGATTGTCATCATTCATCATTCTGCTGaactgaaacaaacacacatgtcaGGATAGAAAACAGGGAGGATTTACATTGTTTTGAACTGTTTATATCAGGGTGTAAAGAACAGGTGATTTATGCAATAAGACACATTTAAGGTAGTATGTGAGATGTACAAGCAAAAGATATACAGAAACGTTAAACATCTTAGTGATGCTGAAGCACAGTTTATTCTAACTCTAGGATTTATGGTCAGTGCTGGAATCTCAAGAGTAGTTTTAAGATATATACAGCTATACATACAGCTGTTTTAGACTGATGTTTacactgatttaaaaaaactttcatttaatacaatatcCACAACTTTTACTTGATAAAAGGCTAGAAACATGGACTATCATTTTAATTATGTTGGCAGCCTTGATAAGTGTTTAGCAATCTCCGTCCGTCATGGATGTATATCTGTTGTCTGTTTGTACCATCTTCTATTTTTAACTGCCCTTGTCTGTTTTTGACATGCtttattttatagtttttgTAACACTgtaaataaaggataaataaaataaagataaatataaagAGAACGCCGTCTTtagatacagtctatggtccgtACTTCTAAAACGGTGCGTCTCTCTGGCGCTGCAGGGCGATGATATTGTGCGGCCGACGCTTCCTATACCTGTAGGGGCAATTAATTCCATATTTGCTGTCCCTACTTTTCAATGACTGTAATGTGGATATGATGGTGCCCGACAACAAtgttctgcttttgtttttattttccctgATTTTATTTGGAAGTTAATACATTAGGTTAGAACACCAATTTACATAAAAAGATAATCTAATCCAATtgaaacttaaaggtgcagtgtgcaggacctggcgacatctagtggtgaggttgcagattgcaaccacctgAGAACTTATTGAACTTCTCccgagaactacggtggccgatgctaCAACGTGAAACGTGAATGTCCATtatgtgctactgtagaaacatggcggccggttACGTTAAGTGGACCTGCTCCCTCCGTAGATGTAAATGGCTCAATCTAAggcaacgaaaacacaacgattcttattttcaggtgattatacactaaagaaaacatataattatataattattaacattatattccatttctgccaatagatccctctaaatgttacacactgttcctttaacgcTTCTACCACCACTGCTTGAGGTCTAACCGTATCAAATATGTGTTAACCTTACAGCATATTATGAAACAAATATCTAATTGCAACTCCTCCAAAGCACTTCAACAGAAAAATACAGCCTTTTtgaagcctcctcctcctcatcgctCATCCTTCGAGTTCCCCTATCTTTTCACTGGAAACAGATGTCTCTAAAGTGACATGTGCACCATTTCGACAGATTGGATCTCTGACAGCGAAACACCTCTAATCCCCCTAATGAGTGTCAGCTTGGCGCCATAGCAACACACAAGTTCTGCAATCAGCGGCGCTTAAACAGCCTCTTGACTCAGATATCAGAAACAACAGCACTGATAAGCAAACAGACTGTATCGCCAGCTGAGCCGAGGATATATAGGCTTAGTGGTGACACGCTGTATGGAAACAGGCTCTGCAGGACGCCTCGCTGCCGGCAACATATCATGAATGCAAATACAGGATCCATGCATACATGATGCGATTGGCAAATAGCCGGGGGTTGCAGTTATTCTCCAGAGAAATAACCCAGCTATAATTCATCGGCTCACACACAGAGTCTAATCTTCGCTCAAGGTGTAGGAATAAAATGTCTGGCTGGGCAGTGATTGATGGAGAGGGTTGGTGTAAGGTGAGGTGAGACAGATCAGGTCAGCTGTGCAACACCAGGATGTTAACCACACCCTTTATTAATACTATAAAGGCTCTGGTTTTCAAGTAATCAGATAAAAAGAGGTGacacacacagaacaaacagaaaaaagggTTGAGATTTAAATAACTTGATAGGGCTGGGGCTGAAGTCGCAAAATCCTACTTCATTTGGTGTGTGAGTCTAAGGAGGACTGAGAGGCACAGCTTAGTCATACTCATTTTACAATATCTATAATACATTAAGAGTTGCAGTTCTATAAAGCAAGATTATTTGCCAAAAGTAACTATATGGGAACTTTAATAGTAAATGCTGAAACATAGTGTAACCTAAACAAACAGAGTGTGCTAAtacatttttagcatttttagatttacctttgcccaattttttactttttactgaatagagcttgaacggatcataatgtaactcaatgcaactaTACGTTAtctagccaagcaggactgtgtgcccatcggctgctaatAGCTAACGTTACCAGCCATTAGTCATTAGTCATTAGTCCTGAGCTCTGATCCCcggtacctgcggtactgtagaaaaacgaaaTACTgccatgttttcagaatttgggcatcgacttggtaccaaagtatcgtttctcgtgacatcccttaTTTCTTCATTCAAAAGTTAC from Sebastes fasciatus isolate fSebFas1 chromosome 21, fSebFas1.pri, whole genome shotgun sequence encodes:
- the vill gene encoding villin-1 isoform X3, giving the protein MESRIGSKNGKQWSKETARPSLRQTQHKFSRMMNDDNQDTFRNVGRKPGLQIWTINNMQMVPVPAQGFGNFFEGDCYIVLYISQNKGSGQSSDIHYWIGNTSSQDEQGAAAIYVTQLDEHLGGSPVQHREVQGNESPRFRSYFKNGLIYKKGGVASGFQHVDTNVYNVLRLLHVKGRKHVTATEVEVSWNSFNNGDIFLLDMGKAIVQWNGPQSNRREKLKAVLLAQDIRDRERGGRAQIGLVEGGDEKDSPELMKVMMAVLGQRTGQLKEAIPDDKPDQVQNTSVRLYHVFENGGNLVIQEVATQPLTQDLLHSSDCYIVDQRGSSVMVWKGKQASKEERREALNRAVGYIKAKNYPSSTSVKVMTEGGESAMFKHLFKSWSDKGQTQGLGTTYSMGKIAKVDQVKFDVMELHARPELAAQQRMVDDGSGVVTVWRIEDLELAEVNPSTYGQFYGGDCYLVLYTYQISNQQQYILYMWQGRHATKDEITASAYQAVNIDNKYNGAPVQVRVVMGKEPRHFLAIFKGKLVIFEGGTGRPGVVNPDGGARLFQVRGTNELNTKATEVLARASSLSTNDVFLLKTDHICYLWYGKGCSGDERVMGRAMSDVLSKQDKQVVMEGQEPAEFWVAVGGKAPYASDKRLQKEEPPHSPRLFECSNQVGQFRMTEVDDFAQSDLDEEDVMLLDTWEEIFLWVGNSANQYETKEAWNSTQEYLRTHPAGRDPDTPIVFVKQGYEPPTFTGWFNAWDPHKWSDMSNANLNRSPGGVSGGGYGAPGGPTSSPPVYRFHGGDLSPRPSTPTSPSTQRAQSSASMNLSPSSSFTPSSPSAGGSGTFVDPELLINRSPSELPQGVDPNLREDYLSDVDFENLLGTTRPDFKRLPKWRQSDLKKKAGLF
- the vill gene encoding villin-1 isoform X2, giving the protein MESRIGSKNGKQWSKFSRMMNDDNQDTFRNVGRKPGLQIWTINNMQMVPVPAQGFGNFFEGDCYIVLYISQNKGSGQSSDIHYWIGNTSSQDEQGAAAIYVTQLDEHLGGSPVQHREVQGNESPRFRSYFKNGLIYKKGGVASGFQHVDTNVYNVLRLLHVKGRKHVTATEVEVSWNSFNNGDIFLLDMGKAIVQWNGPQSNRREKLKAVLLAQDIRDRERGGRAQIGLVEGGDEKDSPELMKVMMAVLGQRTGQLKEAIPDDKPDQVQNTSVRLYHVFENGGNLVIQEVATQPLTQDLLHSSDCYIVDQRGSSVMVWKGKQASKEERREALNRAVGYIKAKNYPSSTSVKVMTEGGESAMFKHLFKSWSDKGQTQGLGTTYSMGKIAKVDQVKFDVMELHARPELAAQQRMVDDGSGVVTVWRIEDLELAEVNPSTYGQFYGGDCYLVLYTYQISNQQQYILYMWQGRHATKDEITASAYQAVNIDNKYNGAPVQVRVVMGKEPRHFLAIFKGKLVIFEGGTGRPGVVNPDGGARLFQVRGTNELNTKATEVLARASSLSTNDVFLLKTDHICYLWYGKGCSGDERVMGRAMSDVLSKQDKQVVMEGQEPAEFWVAVGGKAPYASDKRLQKEEPPHSPRLFECSNQVGQFRMTEVDDFAQSDLDEEDVMLLDTWEEIFLWVGNSANQYETKEAWNSTQEYLRTHPAGRDPDTPIVFVKQGYEPPTFTGWFNAWDPHKWSGGNSYEEMKKKLSDPASLSQITVDMSNANLNRSPGGVSGGGYGAPGGPTSSPPVYRFHGGDLSPRPSTPTSPSTQRAQSSASMNLSPSSSFTPSSPSAGGSGTFVDPELLINRSPSELPQGVDPNLREDYLSDVDFENLLGTTRPDFKRLPKWRQSDLKKKAGLF
- the vill gene encoding villin-1 isoform X1, with amino-acid sequence MESRIGSKNGKQWSKETARPSLRQTQHKFSRMMNDDNQDTFRNVGRKPGLQIWTINNMQMVPVPAQGFGNFFEGDCYIVLYISQNKGSGQSSDIHYWIGNTSSQDEQGAAAIYVTQLDEHLGGSPVQHREVQGNESPRFRSYFKNGLIYKKGGVASGFQHVDTNVYNVLRLLHVKGRKHVTATEVEVSWNSFNNGDIFLLDMGKAIVQWNGPQSNRREKLKAVLLAQDIRDRERGGRAQIGLVEGGDEKDSPELMKVMMAVLGQRTGQLKEAIPDDKPDQVQNTSVRLYHVFENGGNLVIQEVATQPLTQDLLHSSDCYIVDQRGSSVMVWKGKQASKEERREALNRAVGYIKAKNYPSSTSVKVMTEGGESAMFKHLFKSWSDKGQTQGLGTTYSMGKIAKVDQVKFDVMELHARPELAAQQRMVDDGSGVVTVWRIEDLELAEVNPSTYGQFYGGDCYLVLYTYQISNQQQYILYMWQGRHATKDEITASAYQAVNIDNKYNGAPVQVRVVMGKEPRHFLAIFKGKLVIFEGGTGRPGVVNPDGGARLFQVRGTNELNTKATEVLARASSLSTNDVFLLKTDHICYLWYGKGCSGDERVMGRAMSDVLSKQDKQVVMEGQEPAEFWVAVGGKAPYASDKRLQKEEPPHSPRLFECSNQVGQFRMTEVDDFAQSDLDEEDVMLLDTWEEIFLWVGNSANQYETKEAWNSTQEYLRTHPAGRDPDTPIVFVKQGYEPPTFTGWFNAWDPHKWSGGNSYEEMKKKLSDPASLSQITVDMSNANLNRSPGGVSGGGYGAPGGPTSSPPVYRFHGGDLSPRPSTPTSPSTQRAQSSASMNLSPSSSFTPSSPSAGGSGTFVDPELLINRSPSELPQGVDPNLREDYLSDVDFENLLGTTRPDFKRLPKWRQSDLKKKAGLF